Proteins encoded by one window of Chryseobacterium aquaeductus:
- the rplV gene encoding 50S ribosomal protein L22 produces MGSRKRESALARKLTNQDVVKALHNDCPTSPRKMRLVADIIRGVEVDKALSILKYSKKGASEKLEKVLLSAMANWQTKNDGADIEEANLIVKEIFVDSARQLKRLRPAPQGRGYRIRKRSNHITLILGTKEN; encoded by the coding sequence ATGGGATCAAGAAAAAGAGAAAGTGCATTAGCACGTAAATTAACAAATCAAGATGTAGTAAAAGCATTACACAATGATTGCCCGACATCTCCTAGAAAGATGAGATTAGTTGCTGATATCATCAGAGGGGTAGAAGTTGACAAAGCTTTAAGCATCCTAAAATATTCAAAAAAAGGAGCTTCTGAAAAATTAGAAAAAGTATTACTTTCTGCGATGGCCAACTGGCAAACAAAGAATGATGGTGCTGATATTGAAGAAGCTAACCTTATCGTTAAAGAAATTTTTGTAGACAGTGCAAGACAATTGAAGAGACTAAGACCAGCTCCACAAGGTAGAGGGTATAGAATCAGAAAGAGATCAAACCACATTACACTAATCTTAGGTACAAAAGAAAATTAA
- the rpsS gene encoding 30S ribosomal protein S19: MARSLKKGPFIHHTLDKKVQTNIESSKKTVIKTWSRASMISPDFVGQTIAVHNGKSFIPVYVTENMVGHKLGEFSPTRSFRGHGGNKNKGSR; this comes from the coding sequence ATGGCAAGATCACTTAAAAAAGGACCATTCATTCATCATACTTTAGATAAGAAGGTTCAGACAAACATAGAGTCTAGTAAGAAGACAGTAATCAAAACTTGGTCTAGAGCATCGATGATCTCTCCGGACTTCGTAGGACAAACTATTGCAGTACACAACGGGAAATCTTTTATCCCTGTATATGTTACAGAAAACATGGTTGGTCACAAGCTAGGCGAATTTTCTCCAACAAGATCTTTCAGAGGTCATGGTGGTAATAAAAACAAAGGAAGTAGATAA
- the rplB gene encoding 50S ribosomal protein L2, with product MSVRKLKPITPGQRFRIVNNFEEITTNKPEKSLTVGISKSGGRNQTGKMTMRYTGGGHKKKYRIIDFKRNKHDVEATVKTVEYDPNRTAFIALVEYADGEKRYIIAPNGIKVDQKIISGESVEPNVGNAMKLKSIPLGTVISCIEMKPGQGAILARSAGSSAQLTSRDGKYAIIKLPSGESRMILTECYAMIGSVSNSDHQLTVSGKAGRSRWLGRRPRTRPVVMNPVDHPMGGGEGRSSGGHPRSRNGMPAKGYKTRKKNKASNRHIISKRK from the coding sequence ATGTCTGTTAGAAAATTAAAACCTATCACCCCAGGACAGAGATTCAGAATTGTAAACAATTTTGAGGAAATTACTACCAACAAACCAGAGAAGTCTCTAACAGTTGGTATTAGTAAGTCAGGTGGACGTAACCAAACTGGTAAAATGACCATGCGTTACACCGGAGGTGGACACAAAAAGAAATACAGAATTATCGACTTCAAAAGAAACAAACATGATGTTGAAGCAACGGTAAAAACTGTAGAATATGATCCAAACAGAACTGCTTTCATCGCTTTAGTTGAGTACGCAGACGGAGAGAAGAGATATATCATCGCTCCAAACGGGATCAAAGTTGACCAAAAAATCATTTCAGGAGAAAGCGTAGAGCCTAATGTAGGAAACGCAATGAAATTAAAAAGTATTCCTTTGGGAACTGTAATTTCTTGTATCGAAATGAAGCCTGGTCAAGGTGCAATCTTAGCAAGAAGTGCTGGTTCATCAGCTCAATTAACTTCAAGAGACGGAAAATATGCAATCATCAAATTGCCTTCAGGAGAATCTAGAATGATCCTTACTGAGTGTTATGCAATGATTGGATCTGTTTCCAACTCTGATCATCAGTTAACTGTTTCAGGTAAGGCTGGTAGAAGCAGATGGTTAGGTAGAAGACCTAGAACTAGACCGGTAGTAATGAACCCTGTAGATCACCCAATGGGAGGTGGTGAAGGTCGTTCATCTGGAGGTCACCCAAGATCTAGAAACGGAATGCCGGCTAAAGGTTACAAAACCAGAAAGAAAAACAAAGCGTCTAACCGTCATATCATATCTAAACGTAAATAA
- the rplW gene encoding 50S ribosomal protein L23: MSLIIKPVISEKANYLTDLRGAYSFLVQPKANKIQIKNAIEQAYGVKVADVRTMIYAPKVSSKYTKKGLQVGKTNKLKKAIITLAEGEVIDIFAVN, translated from the coding sequence ATGTCACTAATTATTAAACCAGTTATTTCAGAAAAAGCAAACTATCTTACAGATTTAAGAGGTGCTTATTCTTTCTTAGTACAACCTAAGGCGAATAAAATCCAGATTAAAAATGCAATAGAGCAAGCTTATGGTGTGAAAGTAGCAGACGTTAGAACCATGATTTATGCTCCTAAAGTTTCTTCGAAATACACGAAAAAAGGTCTTCAAGTAGGAAAGACAAACAAATTGAAAAAGGCGATTATTACCCTTGCAGAAGGTGAAGTAATTGACATTTTTGCTGTAAATTAA
- the rplD gene encoding 50S ribosomal protein L4 yields the protein MELVVLNTSGKETGKKVTLDESVFGIEPNKHAVYLEVKQYLAAQRQGTHKSKERSEITGSTKKLKKQKGSGSARYGDIKSPVFRGGGRIFGPKPRDYRFKLNKALKRLAKKSVLSQKMRDNSIKIVEGLSISAPKTKDFITILNALALNDKKSLFILPDTNKNVYLSSRNLPKTKVMKFNEISSYDLINAGEIVFLEGAVEKFQENLKK from the coding sequence ATGGAACTAGTAGTATTAAATACATCAGGAAAAGAAACCGGAAAAAAAGTAACTCTAGACGAATCTGTATTCGGAATCGAGCCAAATAAGCACGCGGTTTACTTAGAAGTAAAACAATATCTTGCTGCTCAGCGTCAAGGTACTCATAAATCAAAAGAAAGAAGCGAAATCACTGGTTCAACTAAAAAGTTGAAAAAGCAAAAAGGTTCAGGTTCTGCAAGATATGGTGATATCAAGTCTCCAGTTTTCAGAGGTGGAGGTAGAATTTTCGGTCCAAAACCGAGAGATTACAGATTCAAATTGAACAAAGCTCTTAAGAGATTAGCTAAAAAATCTGTTCTTTCTCAGAAAATGAGAGACAACAGCATCAAAATTGTTGAAGGATTGAGCATTTCAGCTCCTAAAACTAAAGATTTCATCACTATCTTGAATGCATTGGCATTGAATGATAAGAAGTCTTTATTCATTCTTCCTGATACAAATAAGAATGTATATTTATCTTCAAGAAACTTACCGAAGACTAAAGTTATGAAATTCAACGAAATTTCTTCTTATGACTTAATCAATGCAGGTGAGATCGTTTTCTTAGAAGGTGCAGTTGAAAAATTCCAGGAAAATTTAAAGAAATAA
- the rplC gene encoding 50S ribosomal protein L3: protein MSGIIGKKIGMTSLFDENGKNMPCTVIQAGPCSVLQVRTIEKDGYKSVQLGFDDKSEKNVGKALAGHFKKAGSAPKAKLVEFYREFVDTVSVGDEVKVNLFAEGEFVDVTGTSKGKGFQGVVKRHGFGGVMQATHGQHNRLRAPGSIGAGSDPSRVFKGMRMAGRMGGKQVTVQNLQVLKVDQEQNLLVVKGAVPGAKNSYVIIRKWN from the coding sequence ATGTCAGGTATTATTGGAAAAAAAATCGGGATGACTTCTCTGTTTGACGAAAACGGCAAAAATATGCCGTGTACCGTTATTCAGGCTGGTCCTTGCTCGGTTTTACAGGTCAGAACCATTGAAAAGGACGGATACAAATCTGTTCAGTTAGGTTTCGATGACAAGAGTGAAAAGAACGTTGGTAAAGCGTTAGCTGGCCATTTTAAAAAGGCTGGTTCTGCTCCTAAAGCTAAGTTGGTAGAATTCTACAGAGAATTCGTTGATACTGTAAGCGTAGGAGATGAAGTAAAAGTAAACTTATTTGCTGAAGGTGAATTTGTTGACGTAACAGGAACTTCAAAAGGTAAAGGTTTCCAGGGTGTTGTTAAAAGACACGGTTTTGGAGGTGTAATGCAAGCTACTCACGGTCAGCACAACAGATTAAGAGCTCCAGGTTCTATCGGTGCGGGATCGGATCCTTCGAGAGTATTCAAAGGAATGAGAATGGCAGGTAGAATGGGAGGTAAGCAGGTAACTGTACAAAACCTTCAAGTATTAAAAGTGGATCAAGAACAAAATCTTTTAGTAGTAAAAGGTGCTGTTCCGGGAGCTAAAAATTCTTATGTAATTATCAGAAAATGGAACTAG
- a CDS encoding GLPGLI family protein, with the protein MKVLVILAMIISLSLPGQTHRFIYEYKYKTDSTSSEHRKTNMVLDVNPADVKFYNYDFVKTDSTNITKGGNRMIWDDAPVLTRKRNSNKNLNYVNLQNMFVVETDDPIHWNLSSDTKTSGIYKLQKATTDFGGRNWTAWFTKDINLNEGPYKFRGLPGMIFELYDDKNQFKFSLVKSYQLAKTYDTRRIIENFAGQNPVKITEAKLTKMSLDNFNDPLREFKEHYKNNTDPTAHFMVMGVEVNSPEQIKELSDNLQNHMLKNNNPIELNKIIHYPKK; encoded by the coding sequence ATGAAAGTTTTAGTAATACTTGCCATGATAATCAGTTTATCTTTACCAGGGCAAACGCACCGTTTTATTTATGAATATAAATATAAGACAGACTCCACTTCGTCTGAACACAGGAAGACGAATATGGTTTTGGATGTGAATCCTGCAGATGTTAAATTCTATAATTATGATTTTGTAAAAACAGATTCTACCAACATAACCAAAGGCGGCAATCGCATGATTTGGGATGATGCTCCTGTATTAACCAGAAAAAGAAATTCTAACAAAAATCTGAATTACGTCAATCTTCAAAATATGTTTGTTGTGGAAACAGACGATCCCATCCATTGGAATCTTTCAAGCGATACCAAAACATCAGGAATCTACAAATTGCAAAAAGCAACTACGGATTTTGGAGGAAGAAACTGGACAGCATGGTTTACCAAAGACATCAATCTCAATGAGGGACCTTATAAGTTTCGTGGTTTACCTGGGATGATTTTCGAGTTATATGACGATAAAAATCAGTTTAAATTCTCTTTAGTTAAAAGTTATCAATTGGCTAAAACCTATGATACACGAAGAATAATTGAGAACTTTGCGGGTCAGAATCCCGTAAAAATTACTGAAGCAAAACTTACCAAAATGAGTTTGGACAATTTTAATGATCCTCTTCGTGAGTTTAAAGAACATTATAAAAACAATACCGATCCTACTGCCCATTTTATGGTTATGGGAGTTGAAGTCAACAGCCCTGAGCAAATTAAAGAACTTTCAGATAATTTGCAGAATCACATGCTAAAAAATAATAATCCTATTGAGTTAAATAAAATTATACATTATCCCAAAAAGTAG
- the rpsJ gene encoding 30S ribosomal protein S10, with amino-acid sequence MSQRIRIKLKSYDYNLVDKSAEKIVKTVKATGAVVNGPIPLPTNKRIFTVLRSPHVNKKAREQFQLSAHKRLMDIYSSSSKTVDALMKLELPSGVDVEIKV; translated from the coding sequence ATGTCACAAAGAATCAGAATAAAACTAAAATCTTACGATTACAACTTGGTAGACAAGTCTGCTGAGAAAATCGTAAAAACGGTAAAGGCTACTGGTGCTGTTGTAAACGGACCCATTCCATTACCTACAAATAAGAGAATCTTCACGGTGTTGAGATCTCCTCACGTAAACAAGAAGGCTAGAGAGCAGTTCCAATTATCAGCTCACAAGAGATTGATGGATATCTACTCTTCTTCTTCTAAAACTGTTGATGCTCTAATGAAATTAGAACTTCCTTCAGGAGTTGACGTAGAAATTAAAGTGTGA
- the fusA gene encoding elongation factor G: protein MSRDLKFTRNIGIAAHIDAGKTTTTERILFYTGVNHKIGEVHDGASTMDWMEQEAERGITITSAATTCSWNFPTDQGKLLPESKPYHFNIIDTPGHVDFTVEVNRSLRVLDGLVFLFSAVDGVEPQSETNWRLADNYKVARMGFVNKMDRQGADFLNVVNQVKTMLGSNAVPIVLPIGAEEDFKGVVDLIKNRAIVWDEAGQGATFEVVPIPEDMKAEVLEYREKLVEAVADYDDTLMEKFFEDPDSISEDEINEALRKATIDLSIIPMTCGSSFKNKGVQFMLDAVCKYLPSPLDKDDIKGTDPRTDLEVTRKPDVNEPFAALAFKIATDPFVGRLAFFRAYSGRLDAGSYILNTRSGDKERISRIYQMHANKQNPVDYIEAGDIGAAVGFKSIKTGDTMCDEKNPIVLESMVFPDPVIGIAVEPKTKADQDKMGNALAKLAEEDPTFQVKTDEASGQTIISGMGELHLDILVDRMRREFKVEVNQGQPQVEYKENLTRVAQHREVYKKQSGGKGKFADIVFELGPAEEGKVGLEFVNEIKGGNVPREFVPSIEKGFKAAMKNGPLAGFEVEGIKVTLKDGSFHAVDSDALSFEMAAKLGFKEAGRAAKPVIMEPIMKLEVVTPEEYMGNIIGDLNKRRGTISGQEEKNGAVVIKGSVPLSEMFGYVTTLRTLSSGRATSSMELEKYQATPQNVAEDIIAKAKG from the coding sequence ATGAGTAGAGATCTTAAATTTACAAGAAATATTGGTATTGCTGCGCACATTGATGCTGGTAAAACTACTACTACAGAAAGAATCTTATTCTATACAGGAGTAAACCACAAAATTGGAGAAGTTCACGATGGTGCTTCTACAATGGACTGGATGGAGCAGGAAGCAGAAAGAGGTATTACAATTACTTCTGCAGCTACTACTTGTTCTTGGAATTTCCCAACAGACCAAGGTAAACTTTTACCGGAATCTAAGCCTTACCACTTCAACATCATCGATACACCGGGACACGTTGACTTCACAGTAGAAGTAAACAGATCTTTGAGAGTATTGGATGGTTTGGTATTCTTATTCTCTGCAGTAGATGGAGTAGAGCCTCAGTCTGAAACAAACTGGAGACTTGCTGACAACTATAAAGTTGCAAGAATGGGATTCGTAAACAAAATGGACCGTCAAGGTGCTGACTTCCTTAACGTGGTAAACCAGGTTAAGACAATGTTAGGATCAAACGCAGTTCCAATCGTTTTACCAATCGGTGCTGAAGAAGATTTCAAAGGTGTAGTTGATTTAATTAAAAACAGAGCGATCGTGTGGGACGAAGCAGGACAAGGAGCTACTTTCGAGGTAGTGCCAATTCCTGAAGACATGAAAGCGGAAGTTCTGGAATACAGAGAGAAATTAGTTGAAGCTGTTGCTGATTATGATGATACTTTGATGGAGAAATTCTTCGAAGATCCAGATTCAATTTCAGAAGACGAAATCAACGAAGCTCTAAGAAAAGCTACTATCGATTTATCTATTATCCCAATGACTTGTGGTTCTTCATTCAAGAATAAAGGAGTACAGTTTATGTTGGATGCAGTATGTAAATATTTGCCTTCTCCATTGGATAAAGATGATATCAAAGGTACTGACCCAAGAACAGATCTTGAGGTTACAAGAAAACCAGACGTAAACGAGCCTTTTGCGGCTCTAGCATTTAAGATTGCTACCGATCCTTTCGTAGGAAGATTGGCATTCTTCAGAGCATACTCTGGAAGACTAGATGCAGGTTCTTATATCTTAAACACTCGTTCAGGTGATAAAGAAAGAATCTCAAGAATTTATCAGATGCACGCTAACAAGCAAAACCCTGTAGATTATATTGAAGCAGGAGATATTGGTGCAGCTGTAGGTTTTAAATCTATCAAAACTGGTGATACCATGTGTGATGAGAAAAACCCAATCGTTCTAGAATCGATGGTTTTCCCAGATCCGGTAATTGGTATTGCTGTTGAGCCTAAAACTAAAGCAGATCAGGATAAAATGGGTAACGCTTTGGCTAAATTAGCTGAAGAAGATCCAACTTTCCAGGTTAAAACTGACGAAGCTTCTGGTCAGACGATTATTTCAGGAATGGGTGAGCTTCACCTTGATATTCTTGTAGATCGTATGAGAAGAGAATTCAAAGTTGAAGTAAACCAAGGTCAGCCTCAGGTAGAATACAAAGAAAATCTTACAAGAGTTGCCCAGCACAGAGAAGTTTACAAAAAACAATCTGGTGGTAAAGGTAAATTTGCTGATATTGTATTTGAATTGGGACCTGCTGAAGAAGGTAAAGTTGGTTTAGAATTCGTTAATGAGATCAAAGGTGGTAACGTTCCTAGAGAATTTGTTCCTTCTATTGAAAAAGGCTTTAAAGCTGCAATGAAAAACGGTCCTTTGGCTGGTTTCGAAGTTGAAGGTATTAAAGTTACTCTTAAAGACGGATCTTTCCACGCAGTGGATTCTGATGCACTTTCTTTCGAAATGGCAGCTAAATTAGGATTTAAAGAAGCGGGACGTGCTGCTAAGCCAGTAATTATGGAGCCTATTATGAAATTGGAGGTTGTAACTCCGGAAGAATATATGGGTAACATCATTGGTGACCTTAACAAGAGAAGAGGTACTATCAGTGGACAGGAAGAGAAAAACGGTGCCGTTGTGATCAAAGGTTCAGTCCCACTTTCTGAAATGTTTGGATATGTTACTACTCTAAGAACACTTTCATCAGGAAGAGCTACTTCTTCTATGGAATTAGAGAAGTACCAAGCAACTCCTCAAAACGTTGCTGAAGATATCATTGCTAAAGCAAAAGGTTAA
- the rpsG gene encoding 30S ribosomal protein S7, whose translation MRKTKAKKRPLLPDPKFNDQLVTRFVNNLMLDGKKSIAFKIFYDALDLVEAKKGETEKTALEIWKDALTNVMPHVEVRSRRVGGANFQIPMPIRADRKISMAMKWLISYSKKRNDKSMALKLANEVVAASREEGAAYKKKSDTHKMAEANKAFSHFKF comes from the coding sequence ATGAGAAAGACAAAAGCGAAAAAAAGACCGTTGTTACCAGATCCGAAATTTAATGATCAATTGGTAACTAGATTCGTAAACAACTTGATGCTAGATGGTAAAAAATCTATCGCATTCAAAATATTCTATGATGCATTAGACCTTGTAGAAGCAAAAAAAGGAGAAACTGAAAAGACTGCCCTTGAAATCTGGAAAGATGCATTGACTAACGTTATGCCTCACGTAGAAGTACGTTCTAGAAGAGTAGGTGGTGCAAACTTCCAGATTCCTATGCCAATCAGAGCTGATAGAAAAATTTCTATGGCAATGAAATGGTTGATTAGCTACTCTAAAAAGAGAAATGATAAGTCTATGGCTTTGAAATTGGCTAATGAAGTTGTAGCTGCTTCAAGAGAAGAAGGTGCTGCTTACAAGAAAAAATCTGATACTCACAAAATGGCGGAAGCTAACAAAGCTTTCTCACACTTTAAATTCTAA
- the rpsL gene encoding 30S ribosomal protein S12, which produces MPTIQQLVRKGRVALTKKSKSAALDSCPQRRGVCTRVYTTTPKKPNSALRKVARVRLSNGKEVNAYIPGEGHNLQEHSIVLVRGGRVKDLPGVRYHIVRGALDTAGVSGRTQRRSKYGAKRPKPGQAAAAPAKGKKK; this is translated from the coding sequence ATGCCTACTATTCAACAATTAGTAAGAAAAGGAAGAGTCGCACTCACCAAGAAGAGTAAATCGGCTGCCCTTGATTCTTGTCCACAAAGACGAGGTGTATGTACGAGAGTATATACTACCACTCCTAAGAAACCTAACTCTGCGCTTAGAAAAGTTGCAAGGGTAAGACTTTCAAACGGTAAAGAAGTCAACGCCTACATCCCGGGCGAAGGACATAATCTTCAAGAGCACTCGATAGTATTGGTACGCGGCGGAAGGGTGAAAGACCTACCGGGAGTAAGATATCATATCGTAAGAGGAGCATTAGACACTGCAGGTGTAAGCGGAAGAACGCAGAGAAGATCTAAGTATGGAGCTAAGAGACCAAAACCAGGTCAGGCAGCAGCTGCGCCAGCTAAAGGAAAGAAAAAATAA
- a CDS encoding Dps family protein, with product MKNANIIGLKETDCQTISEKLNILLANYSVFYQNTRGSHWNIKGEQFFTLHPKFEELYNSLVLKIDEIAERILTLGATPAHNYSDYLQVSTIKESKEVSDGNKSVEIILNSFKVVIDLQRELLEITDAAGDEGTNSQMSDYITEQEKEVWMYNSYLGK from the coding sequence ATGAAAAATGCAAACATTATCGGTTTGAAAGAAACCGACTGCCAAACGATATCAGAAAAACTCAACATACTTTTAGCAAACTATTCAGTATTTTACCAAAACACAAGAGGTTCACACTGGAATATCAAAGGTGAACAATTTTTCACTCTTCATCCGAAATTTGAAGAATTATACAACAGTTTGGTTTTAAAAATTGATGAAATCGCAGAAAGAATTTTAACTTTAGGTGCAACCCCGGCACATAATTACTCAGATTACCTTCAGGTTTCCACAATTAAGGAAAGTAAAGAAGTGAGTGATGGAAATAAAAGTGTTGAAATCATTTTGAATTCTTTTAAAGTTGTGATCGATTTACAAAGAGAGCTTTTAGAAATCACTGACGCAGCAGGTGATGAAGGAACCAACTCACAAATGAGCGACTATATCACTGAGCAGGAAAAAGAAGTTTGGATGTATAATTCATACCTGGGAAAATAA
- the pncB gene encoding nicotinate phosphoribosyltransferase encodes MSEIRLNSILDNDFYKITMQNAVVKLFPSQTVKYEFINRGKHHFPEGFDAALKTIVDKMAELKLTKEEKKFLAKTCPYLNLPYLDFLEGYHYDPSEVEIVQTGNDLSVTVEGLWYRTILWEVPLLSLISELHYEMNHLERDSNDVVMSKTLEKADSLNKLGVNFAEFGTRRRHSYKVQNLVMEALTQKKESTFIGSSNVHFAMKYNVKPIGTHAHEWFMFHGAEFGFKMANELALEHWVDVYRGDLGVALSDTYTTDVFFQHFDKKFAKLFDGVRHDSGDPFEFADKTIAHYKRNGINPLFKYIIFSDNLNLEKVEEITNYCRGKIGVSFGIGTNLTNDVGLKPMNMVMKLIGVQALNKEWIPTVKLSDEHGKYTGDPKMIELAKEFLRIKD; translated from the coding sequence ATGTCCGAAATACGACTCAATTCTATACTCGACAACGATTTCTACAAGATTACAATGCAAAATGCAGTGGTGAAACTTTTCCCCAGCCAAACCGTAAAATATGAATTTATTAATCGCGGAAAACATCATTTTCCGGAAGGTTTTGATGCTGCTCTCAAAACAATTGTAGATAAAATGGCGGAGCTGAAACTTACAAAAGAGGAAAAGAAATTTTTGGCTAAAACTTGTCCGTACCTGAATTTACCTTATCTGGATTTTCTTGAAGGCTACCATTATGACCCATCTGAAGTAGAGATCGTACAAACTGGAAATGATCTGAGCGTTACCGTTGAAGGACTTTGGTACAGAACAATTCTTTGGGAAGTTCCTTTGCTATCATTAATCAGCGAACTGCATTACGAGATGAATCATTTGGAAAGAGATTCTAACGATGTGGTGATGAGCAAAACTTTGGAAAAAGCAGATTCGCTAAATAAGTTGGGAGTTAATTTTGCGGAATTTGGCACAAGAAGAAGACATTCCTACAAAGTTCAGAATTTGGTGATGGAAGCTTTAACTCAGAAAAAAGAATCAACATTTATAGGAAGTTCCAATGTACATTTTGCGATGAAGTATAATGTAAAACCGATTGGAACCCATGCCCACGAATGGTTTATGTTTCACGGAGCAGAATTCGGTTTCAAAATGGCAAACGAATTGGCACTTGAGCATTGGGTAGATGTTTATCGCGGTGATCTGGGAGTTGCGCTTTCAGACACTTATACAACAGATGTTTTCTTTCAGCATTTTGATAAAAAATTTGCTAAACTTTTTGACGGTGTGCGTCACGATAGCGGAGATCCGTTTGAATTTGCCGATAAAACGATTGCACATTATAAACGCAACGGAATCAACCCATTATTCAAATACATCATTTTTTCAGATAATTTAAATTTAGAAAAAGTAGAAGAAATTACCAATTATTGTAGAGGAAAAATAGGTGTTTCTTTCGGAATTGGAACCAATCTCACCAATGATGTAGGTTTAAAACCAATGAATATGGTGATGAAATTGATCGGCGTTCAAGCTTTAAACAAAGAATGGATTCCCACGGTAAAATTATCAGACGAACATGGAAAATATACAGGCGATCCTAAAATGATCGAGTTGGCAAAAGAATTTTTGAGAATTAAAGACTAA
- a CDS encoding YciI family protein, producing MKKLIYLILISSTLTSCFIYTKGENGKPGQPGDNGETAQNGMIAEKSSGFNQKLADSLGADKYGMKAYTIVMLTTGTAKIEDKTKMNELMSGHMENIGKLAKEGKIVVAGPFSGKNHREYRGMFIFNTNSKEEAESWVKTDPAVAAGVFSYEIFPWYGSAAMPLYLKHHKEIAKENP from the coding sequence ATGAAAAAACTGATCTATCTAATTTTAATCTCATCCACTTTGACCTCTTGTTTTATCTATACAAAAGGAGAAAACGGAAAACCCGGACAACCTGGTGATAACGGAGAAACTGCTCAGAACGGTATGATTGCCGAAAAGTCTTCAGGGTTTAATCAAAAACTGGCAGATTCTCTCGGAGCAGACAAGTACGGTATGAAAGCCTATACCATCGTAATGCTTACAACTGGCACAGCGAAAATTGAAGATAAAACTAAAATGAACGAGCTGATGAGCGGTCACATGGAAAACATCGGTAAACTCGCCAAAGAAGGCAAGATTGTCGTTGCCGGACCTTTTTCGGGAAAAAACCATCGAGAATACCGCGGAATGTTTATTTTCAATACAAATTCTAAAGAAGAAGCAGAATCTTGGGTTAAAACTGATCCCGCTGTTGCAGCAGGAGTTTTTAGTTATGAAATTTTTCCTTGGTATGGTTCGGCTGCGATGCCGTTATATTTGAAGCATCATAAAGAAATTGCTAAAGAAAATCCATAA
- a CDS encoding DUF5995 family protein: protein MKTIEEVLKKLDEIIAWSKANQSPVGYFACTYRIMTAQVLKGIQQKKFEDNPRMILLDLAFANRYLDAWQSYSKRKKCTNAWYLAFEATKNKDLLILQHIFLGMNAHINLDLGISAASVMPYRKINPLKKDFETINSVIASINQNVQDSLNKICYPVNLIDKLSNGKDNVILDFAISKARDTSWATAVIASNTPNFLRESVINIVDYAAAKVASQILNPKLLSSQLAKELKKCESNDVVKNIEILEKTKTI from the coding sequence ATGAAAACCATCGAAGAAGTTCTAAAAAAATTAGACGAAATTATTGCCTGGAGCAAAGCCAACCAAAGTCCTGTGGGATATTTTGCCTGTACATACCGAATCATGACCGCTCAGGTCTTAAAAGGAATTCAGCAGAAAAAATTTGAAGACAATCCGAGAATGATATTGCTTGACCTCGCTTTTGCAAACCGATATCTTGATGCGTGGCAAAGTTATAGTAAAAGAAAAAAATGTACAAACGCCTGGTATCTCGCATTTGAAGCCACAAAAAATAAAGATCTTCTGATTCTTCAGCATATTTTTCTGGGAATGAACGCTCATATCAATCTTGATTTGGGAATTTCCGCTGCTTCGGTGATGCCTTACCGTAAAATCAATCCACTGAAAAAAGATTTCGAAACGATCAATTCAGTGATTGCGTCCATCAATCAAAACGTTCAGGATTCTTTAAACAAAATCTGTTATCCTGTAAATCTTATTGACAAACTTTCTAACGGAAAAGACAACGTGATTCTAGATTTTGCGATTTCAAAAGCAAGAGACACTTCGTGGGCAACTGCAGTTATTGCCTCGAATACACCGAATTTTTTACGAGAATCTGTGATCAATATTGTGGATTATGCGGCCGCAAAAGTTGCTTCACAAATATTAAATCCCAAATTACTTTCTTCTCAATTGGCTAAAGAATTGAAAAAATGTGAAAGTAATGATGTGGTGAAGAATATTGAAATTCTAGAAAAAACAAAAACCATATAA